Below is a genomic region from Methanolobus sediminis.
TCTTTTTGATGCAAACAGGATAGAATCCGCTGCAACAGCCAGGATTGCCAGATACATTGCGAAGTAGAAATATTCCAGATAGATTATGCCACCTGTTGAAAGACTATCTCTAAGTGATACCTGTGCTACGATAAGAACGAATAACAATGCAGCGCAGTGCCCTAATACACCTGAAGAACTGAAACCGTAGTAACTCGCAGCTCCCTCTTTTTTTGAGATTAACAACAGATCGGCAAATATAAGAAGTGCCACTACTATCAATGGGCTCATGTACGAGACGAATGGATTTATGAAATCCCTTTTCACAACCACATTAAAATAGAGCTCCGGCCTGTTTTGATGATTGTAATCTTCCAGTCCAAAATTAGTGTTGTAGCTGTTGTCCCTATAACTGAAATAGCTCTTCTGGATATCCCATCCCCCGAGTACAAAATCCTTCTCAAGGCCCGGTTTTAATTCTGGAGAGAGTGTGTCATAGGAATCCAGGTCGGGTACAAGAACAACGTTATCATCAAATCCTTTATCCCATAACCGGATCCAGATATTTTCTTTATCAAAAGGATATTTGGAATTATCAAATTGCTGGCGCAGTGTGGTCTCGAAATACCAACCTATAACTCCCTCCGTTTCATATGCTTTTTCAATGCTTGTTCTAATAGTTGTGGATTCAGATTCCGGGAAAATAACTCCGGGGATTATTCCCTCAGTATTATTTTTTTGCCAGATGTAGCCTGTTACAGCCACGTTATTAGAACTTGAAAATTCTATGGACTGAAGAAAGATCCCGGTAGGAACTTTTATTGTATCTTCGGATGCTGCCGTATTATTGGATACTTTATTCAAAGTTACTTCTAAACCGGCCCTGTCGAAAACTTTCGCATCGTAATTTTCCTCAGTGAGCTTATCACTCATATTGAGATACCATATGTTTCCTATACCGGCTAAGCACAGAATAGACAGAATAATTGCAACAGCCCAAAGGCTTCTGGAACTACCTGTTTCTACATGAAAGATGAGAGCGGAAAGGAAAAACACAAAGGCTATAAAAGCCATGGAAATTTTGATCGATGTGTGTTGCTGGAATATCTTTTCCTCTTGCAAGATCTCCTCTTCGACAAAGGCAACTCCCATTGTCCAGTTTGTTGAGGGAATATTATTGAAGAATACATGGAATTCCTGGCCTGTAAAATCATTGGAATAAGTGAAATTATCCACTCCAATAAGCATATTTTTATGTATAGCCTCTAGAGTTTTGTCTGTCTCTGTTAGATCGGATATATTCTGACCAAGGTATTCCTCAATTGGGTATGAAACAATGGTTCCATCCTCTGTGATGATAAAACCGTATCCGGTATTCCATAGGTCAAGTGACCCGACGATATTTCTCACACAATCCAGAGAATAGTCACCTGTAATAATTCCGGCAGGAGTTTCAGGTACAGATGCATTGTAAAAAGGAAGGGCATATACAACCAATATTTGCTTACTTGTTGTTCCGAAATGAGGTTCAACCCACCCAGGGCCTTTATCCATCGGTTGGTGATACCATATGGTTCTGATACCAGTTTTATTATCTGGCTGTGTGTAATCGTAATTCTCCTCGATCTGTTTCAATTGGAGGCCATTCGGTTCCCTTATGACATAGGGAGCATAAAGGCCTGAATCATTCATCAAATGTTTAACAGAGGGATTATATGCAACAGTAATGCCATAAAATTCCGGATGCTCCTCCAATGTTTCATTTATCTTTTGCACAACCTGATCTTCTTTTATCTCACCAGAACTCAAATCTTCTGCAATTGATGTGGTGACCTCCATCATGATAGAGAGGCTTTGATCAATATCATCTGCTGCTTCCACAGCTTGATTTTCTGCTTTGATCGTGGCATGTAGTCCGAGTTCCTCAGAGGTTTCTTGCTCGCTGATCAGATGTACCAGCAACACAAAACTCACTACACAGAGCACTAAGAGGACTCTAAATATTAACTTCTGGAATTTTTCGGGTTGCATCTTTAATTGCTTCCTTTAATTTTACTATTCATTCAACACTGCTATGGCTCATGGTTTGCATAGGAATGGTTGTGTACTGTTCAGCAAATCAAACTAAAAGGAAATATATCTCCGGCACAGTTGCAAAAAGTCATTTCAAGACCAAATGGTAAATACCAGATAATGTAGACAAGTGTAAATCCTGTAATATAGTTACCAATTATTCCTTTGGCAGCTTCGATTGCAAGTAATTTGTTTGGATACGTTGCCTCTATCCACATTTTAAAATAAATGGGCACTATGTTTACTATAGCCATAACAGAACCAAGCATAAATCCCTTCATATAATATCCTGAAGGAAAAACATCAAACAGCAGCCCAAGAACAAAAACAACAGCCCATAAAATACATTGGATCAAAATAATAAGATATTGAGGAATTACTTTTTTTGGAACATTTTTCCATTTCTTCAATGCAAGAGGAGCCTCGGGATTTCTACACATTTTTTCAACCGAGGTATTTTTGTAAATTACACTTCTATAAGCAAAAAATACAATTGAAGCTACAAATCCTCCAAATATTGTCCTATATATCCCTATATGCAAAATAAAACAAAGTAATCTAAACACAAATCCTAAGTCAATACTCAGGTCGACATTCACATCATCAACTAAATACTCATAATCACTAAATGCCGGTGTAAAACCAACAATATGCCACACATCAGGATTTGTAATTAGAATCAGGAATATACACAAGAATAATAGTGATCTGAGTGATTTAGTTGGAGGCATGGTTTTTCTGATTATCTATTTCTCGTTAACATCGTGGATATAGAACACTTGCCCACTAAATGTTGAGTAGAAACATTTTATTCTTAAACTGCACAGATATCCGGTTGTTGTGGTTCTGTCACTGTCTTATTATAGTAGTCTGGCAAGTACCAGCTTTCAATCGTTGTATTTATCTTAAACGATGACTCTTTTTTACAGACAAAAACATGGATCATATCTTTACCTTCATTGTTATATCCCAATGTGATCCTTCCTTCCACAAGCTCGTCTTTTTCTTTGATATTGGACATATTTATTACGAAATATACCTCTCCATCATCAGATCGACGTTCGTTGGAATCATATTTCTCAGTGCCATCACTGTCACTCCACATCTCGATCCAAGTCTTATCAGACCTCAAAGTCCACCATGGAGCTCCATCACCTACATTTTTAATAGATATTATGAATTTCTGTGGATCTTCAGATGTAGGCTCAACTGTTATGTCCAGATCCGGTTTTTTCTTTTCATCTGTGACATCAAGGTTTATTGGCATAGCATCTGCAAAGAATTTCAGATCAATAAAATCAAAAAAATCTAACTTTGTATTGACCAGGTAAAAATTTACTTCTCTTTTTCCAGGGCTAAACTGGAAATCCGGAGTGAGTAATGTAATTTGAACAGTTTCAGATTTGTTCCCATCTAATTTTGTGCTAGGTTCGTTTCCATCTGATTTATCAAAGAGTATCCATTGATCTTCAGACTGGAGTTCCCAATTCGGATTTACAAATGGCATCCAATCCCATTTTTTATCGATAGTAACATCTATAGTGACCTTATCATTTAATCCTACAGTAGTAATATTTGTGTCATACTTTGCTACCGGAGCACTACCAATTAAAATTGCAGCTAAAATTGTAATTATTGCACTGATAATTATAATTCCATAAACAAATCCCTTTAATGTTGCAAACTTTTCCTTCAAAGCTTCATTTTCTCTCAACAAAAACTTTTTCTCAATTTGATCTTTATCAATAAAGGTACTGAATGTTTTCTCTTCAAATCCATCCTTTTCAATGATATACTTGAGAGTCTGTCCGATATAATCCTCATCAGACTGAAATTCATAATTTCCATGTTCGTCAGTGAAAAAAAGAGCTCCTATTTCTTTGTCCCCAACCTTAAGCCTTATCTTTGCAAGCGCTATAGGCTCATTATTCTTTGAATTAAGAATTGTCCCAGATATTTTCACATCCATCACTCCAGAACTTCATAATACCTGAACTCCACTTCCACTTTTTTATTTGAAGCGTTTTTAACAACCAGTACATAAGAAAATTTGTTTTTGTCGCCTCCCTGAATCTGTACAAACTTCTGTTGAGGAGGATTTTGAGCAGATGAAGATATCATTTCGGTGTCTGGTTGGTTGATACTTTCCTGAGAAGGAACTGTTCCTGAACGGCCTTTTTTTGAGATCAGTTTGACTGTTTTTTGTTTTAAGCTGGTTATTTGCTGTGCAAATCCGGTTGATATTTTCTTTAAAAAATCGATATTTTTATCAAAGTGAACCGAACTGACATCACCTTTTTCCACCTGCCATCTCCATTCAATAATTGAATTCGGAGTGATAGGAATTACACTTGTCACAAAAAAACGGTGTTTTGTACCGGGTTCAGTAAAATCCACTTTTGCTTCGGATTTCGGTCCAATTTCGGCAGTGCCGGAAGATTGTATGGTACTCATCCTGGAAATCGGTACACAGCCTTGCTCTATCTGGTCAGTACCGACCATGTTCTTGCTAAGTTTTCCGGTTAATGTTCCTGAAATATTCAGGTTTCCTGTCAGTATGGTGTTCTCAGAGATTATCTCCAATCCCGGGCTCACACCGTCCACACTTTTTATTCGGAGGAATTTATCAGGGTCATCTTTTGTTGATAAAGCAAAATCAATACTATTAACCTCTATATCCCCACTGATACTTTTTACATTCCTGCGTTCTTCAAGATCGATATAGCTTAGAGTATCTTTTTCCCGGTCAAATATCAATTTTGCCAGAATAAGCTTCATTGACAATTCATCAGGTTCATTTGTATCATATTCGATGACACAATCTTCGCTAGTACGGGTATACGCTTTTTCTCCTTCCCCTTCTCTAAAATCGGTCTGTTCTTCTTTATACGATACTGTGAGATAAAGGGACGTGGCTGTCGATTGGGATAGGTCGATCTCTCTTAATTTGTCAAGTACGATCTGTCTTCCCAGACCATCAATGGCCATACCCATACTGATCGTTACATTTTTTGTACCAATCTTTTCAACATTAAGACCCCGTGCAATACCCCATGTATGTAAATTCCTGTTATGGGACCTGAGCGCATCGACATGATACTGCTGTTCATCCTTGAAATCATCGGCATTTAATAACTGCCCTGTATAATAATTCAACCTTTTATGAGATGTTTTATCGGTCATGGAATTCCTCCTCCATTATTATAGCAATGTATTTTCCCCAATATTCGAATTGACACCTAAAGTTATTCTGGGCTGCTTAATATTCAACCAGTAATCAGTGTGTATCGGTTTTTCTGAGTCTATAATTCTTTCAATTGCCTTCTTTTTGTCCTTCCATTTTTTAATATCAGAAGCAAGAACATTTTTTCCGTTGTATATTATGACTCCCTCATTCTCCATTTTAACATTCAGTTCACAGCTTTTGCCACCACTTAACACTAATTCGGCTTTTCCCTTTTCTGCATCAAGCTTTATTTGTGCTGAATTATCATCTCTGCTTATGCTGATGGTTTTACCATCATCAGATTTTTGGAGATCTGCACCTTCTGCCCAGTCAATACCAAAATCATCTTTGAGATAACTTAACAGTCCCTCACTTTCAACCCCAGGGACATTGTCCCATCTGAACATATACATCACATCTACTTCGACAATAAAAAAATGTGAAGGAAATCCACCCACCCTGGAGTTTTTCCCTATGCGGGAAGTTATTCCTACCTGGAACTGTTCCGCTTCTCCAATGATGTTCACGCGTTTACCCACGTATATACTCAGGTATTCCTCAAGACCTCTTTTTGTTCCACGCATCCTGTAGATAGGAATGATCCTGGCGATAATTTCCCGCTTTTTCTCAAGTTCCCAGTCATCTTTCAGAACAAGAGCTACCCAGCCAGCCAGCCAGCGTAGAAACTCATCTATACCATCATCCTGTAGGAAATGCTTTTTAAAAGTTATTTTTTCATTATCTTTTAAAGGAGGCAAGAACGACATTTCTGCATCATCGAACAGGAAGGAAAATCTGGGATGAAAAATATCAGGAATAATATCAAGTGTTTCTGAAATCCCTTTTTTTTCATTTATTTCCTCATTTTCAATTCCGCTTATTATAGTTTCGAATATCTTGAGATAACGCTCTAATGATAAACTTCCCCCATCCTGCGACCCTTCGCTAAATATTGCCGGGAGAAAACGTAAGTAGCTGGTTTCTGGTCTCACCTGATTCATTTCTCCTCCTTCCCAACTTCCACATTCAATGAATCAACTTTTATGAGTCCGTTTATCGGTTTGATTTTTAATTTCTTGTTACCATCAAACACTATTGATTCAACTTGTTTGACCCCTTCCGTTTCTTCAACAACCTGAGCAATCTCATATATGGAAAGGGATCTTCTGTATGGCCATCCTGTTCTTTCATCCCCTCCAACAAAAGGATCAAGATGCTGTAAGATCCTGTTCTTAGTATCAGCTTCTATTTTTTCTGCTATTGCATATTGATGACATACAATTTCCAGGTCTATACTAACATCAGAATAAACAGGTTGTTTGACCTTGATCTTTGTTCCAATAAGTGTCCTTGGATTCAGGTAATCCATCACATACCCGGTAAGTTCTTTATACCTGCTCTGCTTTTCAGATTCAGCAAGTTCCTCATATTGCTTCCATTCACCTGGTATCAGAATTATCTCAACTTTACTTTCATCCAAAGCTTTTTCAACAATAACTCTTCTGACCTCTACCCCGAACAT
It encodes:
- a CDS encoding phage tail protein, translating into MNQVRPETSYLRFLPAIFSEGSQDGGSLSLERYLKIFETIISGIENEEINEKKGISETLDIIPDIFHPRFSFLFDDAEMSFLPPLKDNEKITFKKHFLQDDGIDEFLRWLAGWVALVLKDDWELEKKREIIARIIPIYRMRGTKRGLEEYLSIYVGKRVNIIGEAEQFQVGITSRIGKNSRVGGFPSHFFIVEVDVMYMFRWDNVPGVESEGLLSYLKDDFGIDWAEGADLQKSDDGKTISISRDDNSAQIKLDAEKGKAELVLSGGKSCELNVKMENEGVIIYNGKNVLASDIKKWKDKKKAIERIIDSEKPIHTDYWLNIKQPRITLGVNSNIGENTLL
- a CDS encoding PDC sensor domain-containing protein: MLVHLISEQETSEELGLHATIKAENQAVEAADDIDQSLSIMMEVTTSIAEDLSSGEIKEDQVVQKINETLEEHPEFYGITVAYNPSVKHLMNDSGLYAPYVIREPNGLQLKQIEENYDYTQPDNKTGIRTIWYHQPMDKGPGWVEPHFGTTSKQILVVYALPFYNASVPETPAGIITGDYSLDCVRNIVGSLDLWNTGYGFIITEDGTIVSYPIEEYLGQNISDLTETDKTLEAIHKNMLIGVDNFTYSNDFTGQEFHVFFNNIPSTNWTMGVAFVEEEILQEEKIFQQHTSIKISMAFIAFVFFLSALIFHVETGSSRSLWAVAIILSILCLAGIGNIWYLNMSDKLTEENYDAKVFDRAGLEVTLNKVSNNTAASEDTIKVPTGIFLQSIEFSSSNNVAVTGYIWQKNNTEGIIPGVIFPESESTTIRTSIEKAYETEGVIGWYFETTLRQQFDNSKYPFDKENIWIRLWDKGFDDNVVLVPDLDSYDTLSPELKPGLEKDFVLGGWDIQKSYFSYRDNSYNTNFGLEDYNHQNRPELYFNVVVKRDFINPFVSYMSPLIVVALLIFADLLLISKKEGAASYYGFSSSGVLGHCAALLFVLIVAQVSLRDSLSTGGIIYLEYFYFAMYLAILAVAADSILFASKRKIKIIDYENNLIIKVLYWPVLTILLLIFTLYAFY